In the genome of Epinephelus lanceolatus isolate andai-2023 chromosome 18, ASM4190304v1, whole genome shotgun sequence, one region contains:
- the LOC117268859 gene encoding transcription factor Sox-8, with protein MLKMTEEHDKCGGDQPCSPSGTNSSMSQDESDSDAPSSPTGSDGQGSLLAGLGKKLDSEDDDRFPACIRDAVSQVLKGYDWSLVPMPVRGNGSLKNKPHVKRPMNAFMVWAQAARRKLADQYPHLHNAELSKTLGKLWRLLSESEKRPFVDEAERLRVQHKKDHPDYKYQPRRRKNMKPGQSDSDSGAELAHHMYKAEPGMGGLAGMTDGHHHPEHAGQPHGPPTPPTTPKTDLHHGMKQDLKHEGRRLVDSNRQNIDFSNVDISELSTDVISNMESFDVHEFDQYLPLNGHASGSSALPSDHSHGQAPAPGGSYTSSYSHAGANGSAWSRKSTMSSSTPSASELGQHRLHIKTEQLSPSHYSEHSHGSPSHSDYSSYSSQACVTSATSAASAAASFSSSQCDYTDLQSSNYYNPYSGYPSSLYQYPYFHSSRRPYGSPILNSLSMAPAHSPTASSWDQPVYTTLSRP; from the exons atgttaaaaatgacAGAGGAGCATGACAAGTGTGGCGGGGACCAGCCGTGCAGTCCATCGGGCACAAACAGCTCCATGTCCCAGGACGAGTCCGACTCCGATGCTCCGTCCTCACCGACAGGCTCCGACGGCCAAGGATCCCTGCTCGCCGGTTTGGGAAAGAAGCTGGACTCGGAGGATGATGACCGGTTCCCTGCTTGCATACGGGACGCCGTCTCTCAGGTCCTGAAAGGATACGACTGGTCCTTGGTGCCAATGCCCGTGAGAGGGAACGGCTCTCTGAAGAATAAACCTCATGTCAAGAGACCCATGAATGCGTTCATGGTTTGGGCGCAAGCGGCCCGCAGAAAGCTGGCGGATCAGTATCCACACCTGCACAACGCCGAACTGAGCAAGACTCTGGGGAAACTGTGGCG TTTGCTCTCAGAAAGTGAGAAGAGGCCGTTTGTAGATGAAGCAGAGAGGCTCCGGGTTCAGCACAAGAAAGATCATCCAGACTACAAGTACCAGCCGCGGCGACGGAAGAACATGAAACCAGGCCAGAGCGACTCAGACTCAGGAGCAGAGCTGGCACATCACATGTATAAAGCTGAACCAGGGATGGGAGGACTGGCAGGGATGACTGATGGACACCACCACCCTGAGCACGCAG GGCAGCCCCATGGTcccccaacaccacccactactCCCAAAACAGACCTGCACCACGGGATGAAGCAAGATCTGAAACACGAAGGCCGTCGTCTTGTTGACAGCAACAGGCAAAACATAGATTTCAGCAACGTCGACATCTCTGAGCTCAGCACTGATGTCATCAGCAACATGGAGAGCTTTGACGTGCACGAGTTTGATCAGTACCTCCCGCTCAACGGCCACGCCTCAGGCTCCTCCGCCCTGCCTTCAGACCACAGCCACGGGCAGGCTCCCGCACCTGGCGGCTCTTACACTTCCTCATACAGCCACGCGGGCGCCAACGGGTCAGCGTGGAGCCGCAAGAGCACCATGTCCTCCTCCACTCCCTCTGCCAGTGAGCTGGGCCAGCACCGGCTCCATATTAAAACAGAGCAACTGAGCCCCAGCCACTACAGCGAGCACTCCCACGGGTCACCCTCACACTCCGATTACAGCTCCTACAGTAGCCAGGCCTGTGTCACCTCGGCCACATCGGCTGCCTCGGCTGCAGCCTCTTTCTCCAGCTCCCAGTGTGACTATACTGACCTCCAGAGCTCCAACTATTACAACCCTTATTCTGGCTACCCCTCTAGCCTCTACCAGTACCCCTATTTCCACTCATCCAGGCGGCCCTACGGCAGCCCGATCCTCAACAGTCTGTCCATGgctcctgcccacagccccacCGCTTCCAGCTGGGACCAGCCCGTCTACACCACGCTGTCTCGACCTTGA